CCTCAAGGCGAGCTCAATGGAACCATCTTTAACATAAACCATTAGAACATCACTAGCACTAACATCAATAGAATATCCCATGGACTTCATTTCAAGTAAGATTTTTGCTGCGACATCCACAAGTTTCTTATTAGCCAAGAGGGTCAAAAGAGCTGTATACGTGCTCAATCCGGGCCGTAAACCTGCATTTATCATTGAGTTATAGAGCTTCATCGCAGAATCTACCTGTCCAGAGGCTGCATGCATTTCTAAGAGACATGAGTACGTCGATGGAGTGGGCAGAAACCCagctttctccatttctttaaatATTGATGTTGCAATATCAAGCTTTCCTGATTTTGCATGGGACTCAATGATCATCGTGTATAAGCCAAAATTCGGCCTAAAACCAGCTGCCTTCATCTCCTCCCAAAGCCGAAGTGCAGTATCTAGCTTCCCAGCCTTTGTGTAGGAGTCGATCAATGAAACAAACATAGTAGCAGATGGCCGAAGCCCAGAGCCCAGCATTTCCATGTAGATTTTCATTGATGTGTCCAGTCTCCCAGCTTTCCCCATTGAATCAACAAGTGATGCAAAGATACTAAAGCCTGGCTGAAACTTCCTTTCTTTCATCTCTTGAAAGAGCTTAGAAGCTGCATCAAGCCGGCCTGATTTTGCCAAGCTAGGTATCATCAACTCATACGTAGACCCATCCAACAAACATCCTGCCGCTTGCATGCTCTCATATATCTCAAATGCCTTGTAAGGcaaacttttattcaaaaataacatCATAAGGTCGTTGTATGTTTGAGTGTCGATTTTACAACCATAATCCTGAGCCTTCTTGAAACAACAAAACGATACCTCCAATTTCTCAGCTTTAGCCAGAAACTGAATCACCCGATTGTATGCACTAAATAATGAAACCTCGTTACCACTCGAATCTTGGACCAACTCCTCAAACAATGATTGAATCGCATCAAAGTCTCTACTTTGATTTAACCCATCAAACAACATGTCATAACACTCATCACTCGGGGCATACCAAGATTGTCGCTTAGCCCATCTAAACAAACTCAATGATGCATCGCTATCTTTGACAACCTTCAAGGCCTGAGTAATATGAGTCATATTAGGCGTAAACTGTAGTTTATCCAATTGGGTCTCTAATTCTGGTCCCCATTTCCACCTCTTAACAACCTCAACAATCTTAGCAACTGCAGAGGTATTCAAAAATGGTTTCTTTAACCCACCCACCATAACATGATCGTCAAGCCCCGGCTCGACTGACCGGATACCTTTACCAGAGTATATAACACTCCCCGACTCATCTAAGTACTCTATATCCTCAGTCCACTCACCAGAACAGTAACTTCTTACAATTCTAGGGTTTCCAATAAAATTGGGGGTTTTATAAAGAGTATGGAAGGGGGAAATTTGATTGATACCcattgaagagttgaagaaactAAAGCTATTGGAGCACTTAGTGAGTGCATTTCTGCTAGAATTCAGGTCCGAAGAACTAGTGCAAGAGTTAGGGTTTAGTTTGAGAATGAAACAGAGATTTCTAGGGAAAAGTTTACGACTCAAGGTATGAAGCATTGAAATAACTAGGAGGAAAATGCTAGGGTTTGGTAGATGTAGAAATACTTACCAGACGATATTCTCTTGTGTTGGTAATCTCTCCAAGGGAGGCCAAAACCTTAAACCCTACTGAATTGGCAATGGAGGAACCTTTACGGTAATTTGACGTGGCAAATAGCCAAATTACTCATTGTTTTTAGGGTAACTTGCATATTCAGTCACCCAACTattattaagtttttattttgttcacccaaatataaaaaaatacaaaaatagtcactcaattatttgatttttttttttgtcatcaacCGTTAAATGGTTAATGGAAAGATAGCATGACAACTATTAAAATTTGTACAAATATTTACATATTGTTTCATTAagtcttaatttttaaaatttagctcttaatatttacatattctcTAATTTTATCctatattttatatgaaaatataattcaAAACACAATgtgtaaattaaaaataaaaacaaaatattttacaaaaaatcctttttattaaactaGACAACTTTCAAATACATTGCTTTCTTATACTTTAAATAGTTGATAACTTACTACCTTTCAATGCCAATTAACTATTTTTTTGTTAGCTTTgtaaactaaaatatttttttaaagttgtTAGAATTAAAATTAGGTTAAATTGACAAAGagtgtacttttattttcaaggaaTTGAATTGGCTATCttataaaatttgggtcattttatttttttctgttctttttcatttttcttttaggCCAAACGTAGGGACGACATTGTAAAGAGATGAGGTGGCGGTACTATTGTAGCTCCTATTTACTAACAAAACTCATTGTTTGATGTCAACTCTAGCGATCGATAATGCAAGTTCATTTTCATGGCACTGTTTGAATTTTCGAGTCCCCTAGTCATTCAACTTATCCACTCCTTGAACTTGATTAAACTTTCCTTTCAATAGTGGGTTAAATGTAGGAGGATTAAAGTTGTTATTATGCTAATTTTAAAAACCAACATGTCATTTTTCAATTAACCATTTACAACTAGTGATTAAAAATTCAAATAGTTCGGCCATCGGCTGTTTCACTAAAAGCAACTCTCAGAAAATGATTTTTGGAAAGTGAATTGATTTTCTGGAAAAAGAATTATTATTTTCTGGTGTTTAGATGAttctatataaaatattttcgtTGTTTAATAAATTTTCTTGAAATCATTTTTTAACAATTATTTTCACTAAAATGCAGAcacaatattaaattttaaaaaattatattttaatctagAAAACTAAGTAACATTAATTCAAAAATGCTCTTTTCCATAATTAATCTTTTCTAATAGAACTCATACATAGCAAGTATCAGTTTTTAATAGAACCCATACATAGTATAACATGTATtagttttaataaatatttaactgTAACGCCtaaattttcgggaattctgtgaatgttggcataggtttaattatgttagtgggcttctagaaggcccaagcttaagatagaatccggcaattttagttaatttttgttccataagaaaaaagggggtgaaattatgaaatagaacctatgtgaaaatgtttgaaaatgctataggctaaattgaagtgggcAAATAAacaggagtgcaaaataggaggatttgcatgacaaacctcccattttacatgaagtggccagccatcatgttgttgtagacaatatgagcacttgatatccataattcatggtacaaattgataatgggttaggtaaatgttccatgataatggattaggtaaatattccatgataatgggttaggtaaatgttccatgataatggtttaggtaaatgttccatgataattgtaacacccctaacccgtattcgctgccagaacagggtttcggagcattactaccatttacagatcactaaaaaaatttaaatacttaccgattcaatgcatcatataaataaatatattaccattcaatcaacagtttgacagttgtataaacatcaaacagcaacattgttagtatacttgcacatatctcatataaattcaacactgatatatctattttctcgacatatcacacttgagtttaataatagtctcaattacataatttccttgtatcaacatatcaaagataatcatatatgtacatgtcatgaaacatatcatgctcttaccgtttcttcataagcatatatcattcatttcattatatcaatatttcatgctccatcatttccatatattttatgtatatttattcggtaatagcttatatcaaacttaacataaattatatttcatgtacttatacttatttcgtttatctatcttcataattatttcatataaccattcgtcatctgatacatattacctgaatatcaattattcaacagatgctagagcgtctcccatccacggtcttatttatctttgacatgatgccatagtgtctttcaactatggtcttactcattttctgtcatgttgccatggtatctttcaaccatggtcttgttcatttcatatcacgttgccatggtatctttcaaccatggtcttgttcatttcatatcacgttgccatggtatctttcaaccatggtcttacacatttcatatcaggttgccatggtatctttcaaccatggtcttacacattttatatcgagttgccatggtatctttcaaccatggtcttacactcaaagttgccatggtatctttcaaccatggtcttacacatttcatatcgagagcacactccatgaacctcatccttgcaatgggattaccggtcaaagctaaatcctcgcaatataaactcatagagtattgtcgggattaccatcaAAGCTAAatccgcaacgacaattactctaatgagcttggatccaattaccatccaaagctaaattcagaccctaattcggattacccgtccggctaaatccattttacacatattcttctggagggctatatcagataggatcacccgtccggatagatccttttaccgtcaattccttttcgagatccatcgaattttcctttcattcaaccggatttcttcccattttatcaaatatatcaatgttttataaattttcatacaatgaacattcaaatcatattcacatcaataacatacaatctcaagcatttgaatataattcaagttacacgaacttacctcattgattgctcatgtttattatttcattattcgatatattttcttttccatgatcaagtctcgtatttgtgtcgtccggatctttataaataaatttgatcatcattttcattcatttcatattctaatacatttaattaatgctctaggcaaaattaccattttgccctaaactttaattaatgacgatttcatccttagggacggaaagtaaaattcttgcaatttaatccttatttccaactattattctcatatatattgataacatctatgaattctataaaatatcaaaattttccataatttcaacacttttcaatttaatccctaaaacatgttttcccatatcttgaactaaattgataatttcgttaaatttttgtaatttaaataataaaataatctatttcatgcaatttagtcatttctgacatttttacaaaattgcccataaaattttacttttattcaatttagtccctgagcctaagacatgaaattagccatgctagatgaatattcatacatattttcctcctcctcctctccattccacatccttaatttatataacctacaacaagtaacattatcaataatttcactatttacttatatgtacattcaaaactgtccatttgcgtcatagtcactaaattatttatatattaagctacagaacttgaaattaagatccgttaatttttcctgaaactagactcacatgtattcttatcataaacttttcagaatttttggtttatccaattagtacagtttattcattaaagtcacccctgttctgctgtctgacagttctgacccttcttcactaaaaattagttatctccttttacagaattcaaatgatgttctagtttgtttctaataaaactagactcattcaggattctataaatataaatttaagcctctaattatttttcttcatttttttattatttttcaaattctgaacaggggaacccgaattcattctgaccttgtctcacaaaattcattatatatcaaaatttacaaattcattgcttacactgtttcttctatgagaaactagactcattaagatttaattccatatttttttcatcttctaattcaatttataaaatttatggtgatttttcaaagttagactactgctgctgtccataactgttttagtgcaagatattaattaccatgttataacacccttattttctttttctacaccatttctcatcactttctcttattttctcttcactaacatatcaagaacataggaccttatgtaataaaactctactataacattatttccatgatttatcaacaataacaaacttaaaaacatattgaaatcttgatgtacttaccttattctcttgataccaatctttaacttgattttctctcctccagcttctatttcttgaatccaacttgatattctaactccccatgttctccttaacattttctctcttggtagctatggaaattcatttgatttttgggtgaaaatggtgaatttttggtaaaaggaccaaattgtaaagaaagtaaaactttctttcttcctctctttctctcacgttagtttgcatggaaaggaaagatgatgaaaattcttcatctttctttccttatatactaaataaataataataaaataatattaaatatctcataaaatattaataaaataatatttatctaattaattaatttaaaatatcattaacataatcattacattctagaattctctctcttactaattgaccattttgtccttcatgatcttttagaattccatccttgagtcatcatttaatttggtaaaattgcaatttagtccccgatagttcttcacttattcaatttggtcctaattcatccattttccttagtttctagatcattctacccttaaaatatttacactattggtccttcaacttttcatatttacactttaaccctttaagtcttgagtatttactcttaggcaacaaaacttttctaacttttacaatttagtcctttcctgaatcaagatatcataatttacttcccaatgttgccataactcaaaacttcccttttttatcactttatttccttattttattatatcaaggataatatattactgtaaagattttcagggtattacaataatggtttaggtaaatgttccatgatgggcatttcatgtcttttgtattaaagaattaaatggatgaaatatgaaattttattaaaagaaaaaggggtgaaaagaacaaagttttgtccatctttgttcatcatagccgaaagttagagaagagaaaggagaggagaaagctcttgaatgtttggtcacttggggaagaaaattgaaggtaagttcatggtagtttgcttctatcttgatgttcatgagttcttcttgattctaccttaactcttgaagcatattttggtttttagttgtgttgtgagcatttagtcatgaattaaaatgaaggaaatggttgttgtttcatgttcttttgatgaaaaatggaagataggtgaagttgagccaaacaaatgagcatgcatgtgccttagatgctaaggggaaaaatcgactaacatgttgtgctttaaaatgatgaaatggagattatacttaagtaaaatcatagatatgtgatgattgattggtgatatacatgtttaaataacaagcatgcaagttaggtgtgaaagagtgaattggtaataaa
The Gossypium arboreum isolate Shixiya-1 chromosome 10, ASM2569848v2, whole genome shotgun sequence genome window above contains:
- the LOC108486963 gene encoding pentatricopeptide repeat-containing protein At1g79490, mitochondrial; this encodes MLHTLSRKLFPRNLCFILKLNPNSCTSSSDLNSSRNALTKCSNSFSFFNSSMGINQISPFHTLYKTPNFIGNPRIVRSYCSGEWTEDIEYLDESGSVIYSGKGIRSVEPGLDDHVMVGGLKKPFLNTSAVAKIVEVVKRWKWGPELETQLDKLQFTPNMTHITQALKVVKDSDASLSLFRWAKRQSWYAPSDECYDMLFDGLNQSRDFDAIQSLFEELVQDSSGNEVSLFSAYNRVIQFLAKAEKLEVSFCCFKKAQDYGCKIDTQTYNDLMMLFLNKSLPYKAFEIYESMQAAGCLLDGSTYELMIPSLAKSGRLDAASKLFQEMKERKFQPGFSIFASLVDSMGKAGRLDTSMKIYMEMLGSGLRPSATMFVSLIDSYTKAGKLDTALRLWEEMKAAGFRPNFGLYTMIIESHAKSGKLDIATSIFKEMEKAGFLPTPSTYSCLLEMHAASGQVDSAMKLYNSMINAGLRPGLSTYTALLTLLANKKLVDVAAKILLEMKSMGYSIDVSASDVLMVYVKDGSIELALRWLSFMGSSGIRTNNFIVRQLFESCMKNGLYDSAKPLLENYVNSAAKVDLILYTSILAYLVRCQEEHNERHLMAILGATKHKAHAFMCGLFTGPEQRKQPVLSFVREFFQGIDYELEEGAARYFVNVLLNYLVLMGQINRARCVWKVAYENKLFPKAIVFDQHIAWSLDVRNLSVGAALIAVVHTLHRFRKRMLYYGVVPRRIKLVTGPTLKIVVAQMLSSVESPFEVSKVVLRATGDSVMEWFKKPIVQQFLLNEIPSRADILMHKLNILFPSSAPEIRSLTPPKPLIAGKGI